Proteins encoded by one window of Agarivorans sp. Alg241-V36:
- the add gene encoding adenosine deaminase — translation MLKQYPITDLHRHLDGTIRADTILELGRKFNVNLPANTLEALIPHVQITKQEPNLVAFLSKLDWGVNVLGDYDACARVAEENVEDLVKAQIDYAELRFSPGYMAMSHKLKPEGVVEAVIEGVRRGMQKHDVQVNLIGIMSRTFGQQSCSDELAACMAFRDQIVAVDLAGDELGYPGNLFVEQFSRARDAGFAITVHAGEAAGPVSVWQAIRELGATRIGHGVKIAEDPELMEYVAKHKIGVESCLSSNFQTNTTPDLSQHPLKRFLEHGIRASLNTDDPGVSAIDLPDEYRIAREQLGFGDEQIAKLQSNGLKMAFISESARQALREKASKR, via the coding sequence ATGTTAAAACAATACCCAATTACTGATTTGCACCGCCACTTAGATGGCACCATTCGCGCAGATACTATTTTAGAATTGGGCCGAAAATTTAACGTAAATTTGCCTGCAAATACCTTAGAAGCACTTATCCCCCATGTGCAAATTACTAAGCAAGAACCTAATTTAGTCGCTTTTCTTTCTAAACTAGATTGGGGGGTGAATGTACTGGGTGATTACGATGCATGTGCCCGAGTAGCCGAAGAAAACGTGGAAGACTTGGTTAAGGCACAGATTGATTATGCAGAGCTGCGTTTTAGCCCTGGCTACATGGCAATGAGCCATAAGCTCAAGCCTGAAGGTGTAGTAGAAGCGGTTATCGAAGGTGTGCGTCGCGGCATGCAAAAGCATGATGTGCAAGTTAACTTGATAGGCATAATGAGCCGTACCTTTGGCCAGCAAAGTTGTAGTGACGAGCTAGCAGCTTGCATGGCATTTCGCGATCAAATTGTGGCAGTAGATTTGGCCGGCGATGAGCTAGGCTATCCGGGGAATTTGTTTGTAGAACAATTTTCTCGTGCTCGTGATGCTGGCTTTGCGATTACCGTTCATGCCGGTGAAGCGGCTGGCCCAGTGAGTGTATGGCAGGCAATTCGTGAACTTGGCGCTACCCGCATTGGTCACGGCGTTAAAATTGCCGAAGATCCAGAGTTAATGGAGTATGTGGCAAAACACAAAATAGGCGTAGAGTCGTGTTTGTCTTCTAACTTCCAAACCAATACCACCCCCGATTTAAGCCAACATCCGCTTAAGCGCTTTTTAGAGCATGGCATTCGAGCCAGCTTAAATACCGACGATCCTGGTGTATCGGCGATAGATTTACCCGACGAATATCGAATTGCTCGTGAGCAATTAGGCTTTGGCGATGAGCAAATTGCCAAGTTGCAAAGCAACGGTTTGAAAATGGCATTTATTAGCGAGAGTGCTCGCCAGGCCTTGCGCGAGAAAGCCTCGAAACGCTAA
- a CDS encoding MerR family transcriptional regulator: MAGNKPSSFSVKQAAELAGISSDTLRFYEKKGLLFTINRSPSGHRRFSSQNIEWLRFIVCLKSTGMSLDAIKQYRDMLDAGPSTEQQRLQLLLDHKQQTEQQIACLNSNLEHVKRKIEHYQTGRELSIKLKSL, from the coding sequence ATGGCCGGGAACAAACCAAGTAGTTTTAGCGTAAAACAAGCGGCAGAGCTGGCGGGTATAAGCAGTGACACCCTGCGCTTTTATGAGAAAAAAGGTCTACTGTTTACGATTAATCGCTCTCCTAGTGGCCATCGGCGTTTTAGTTCGCAAAACATAGAGTGGCTGCGTTTTATTGTTTGTTTGAAGTCTACCGGCATGTCGCTTGATGCGATTAAACAGTACCGCGATATGCTGGATGCAGGGCCAAGTACCGAGCAACAACGTTTGCAGCTGTTGCTCGATCATAAACAGCAAACCGAGCAACAAATAGCCTGCCTAAACAGTAATCTAGAGCACGTAAAGCGAAAGATTGAGCACTATCAAACTGGCCGTGAACTGAGTATTAAGCTTAAGTCGCTTTAA
- a CDS encoding M48 family metallopeptidase gives MNFFAEQDHARRNTKWLVLLFVIAVIILIGLSNILIAACLWMFESTSPLDLPDNRSFFSADILVFVSLVMTSIIIFAIAFKWFQLKDGGRRIAESLGGQRILPNSQNPEQQQILNVVEEMALASGMPVPSVYLLKDEIGINAFAAGHTPADAVIGITQGALEQLNRDQLQGVVAHEFSHILNGDMRLNVRLIALLSGIVFVANLGEFLLHTQRYSGSSSSRTKSNDVRVAAAGIGLLALGWIGMFFANMIKAAISRQREYLADASAVQFTRNPDGIADALKIIGGYDAGSGLRTPLSQEASHMFIGDARRLGSFFATHPAIKSRIKRILPRWDGALIKRDIKKVAKPIYSKTSQQKANQHRQEQLKKTVFVAAAAEAAIDALENKSEKAEFSLSENTVTVSGELAHLPDGLLSLAHDPCGVISVVYALLLSDEEAQRNKQLDDIKDNLSKSSRIEETLKAWQWIVSVDKSYRLPLLELSFPALKCMSAKQYQRFMDNLRSLIKADQQVDMYEWCLYHLVKHYLSHQFEKVERSRPIFSAIPEIAAPFSVVLSSLAYFGHEEDKDIQRAFGIGANSIGLYTIGLLPKEQCQVEHFGPAVKKLANAYPQIKQRILRALVACVCLDKQLTVLENEMIRCIAAVMDCPGPQISLGVRRP, from the coding sequence ATGAACTTTTTTGCCGAACAAGACCATGCGCGTCGTAACACTAAATGGTTAGTTTTATTGTTTGTGATTGCGGTGATCATTCTTATCGGGCTGAGCAATATACTAATTGCCGCTTGTTTGTGGATGTTTGAATCAACTAGCCCATTAGATCTGCCAGATAATCGAAGCTTCTTTTCTGCCGACATTTTGGTATTTGTTAGCTTGGTAATGACCAGCATCATTATCTTTGCTATTGCCTTTAAATGGTTTCAGCTAAAAGATGGCGGCAGAAGAATCGCCGAATCTCTTGGCGGCCAGCGTATTCTGCCTAATAGCCAAAATCCCGAACAGCAACAAATATTAAACGTAGTAGAAGAGATGGCGCTTGCCTCTGGCATGCCGGTTCCTTCGGTTTATTTGCTCAAAGATGAAATTGGCATTAATGCCTTTGCAGCTGGGCATACTCCAGCCGATGCGGTGATAGGTATTACCCAAGGAGCGCTAGAACAGTTAAACAGAGACCAGTTACAAGGCGTAGTTGCTCACGAGTTTAGCCACATACTAAACGGTGATATGCGTTTGAACGTGCGCTTAATAGCCTTACTTAGTGGCATTGTGTTTGTTGCTAATCTTGGGGAGTTTCTTTTACACACTCAACGTTACAGTGGCAGCTCATCCAGTCGTACAAAAAGTAATGATGTACGCGTAGCAGCGGCAGGAATAGGTTTACTTGCTCTAGGTTGGATAGGCATGTTTTTCGCCAACATGATTAAAGCGGCAATTAGCCGTCAGCGTGAATACCTCGCTGATGCATCGGCGGTGCAATTTACCCGCAACCCTGATGGTATAGCTGACGCCTTAAAAATCATTGGCGGTTATGATGCAGGCTCGGGGTTACGCACTCCTCTTAGCCAAGAAGCCAGCCACATGTTTATTGGCGACGCCCGCCGCTTAGGCAGTTTTTTTGCCACTCACCCAGCGATTAAATCTCGAATAAAGCGCATTCTTCCACGCTGGGATGGCGCTCTAATTAAACGAGATATTAAGAAAGTCGCTAAGCCGATTTACAGCAAAACCAGCCAACAGAAAGCTAATCAACACCGCCAGGAACAACTCAAAAAAACCGTATTTGTGGCTGCCGCTGCAGAGGCAGCCATTGATGCCTTAGAAAACAAATCAGAAAAGGCTGAATTTAGTTTATCGGAAAACACCGTAACGGTGAGCGGCGAGCTGGCTCACCTTCCCGATGGCTTGCTGAGCTTAGCTCACGACCCTTGTGGTGTAATTAGTGTGGTTTACGCCTTGCTACTCAGCGATGAAGAGGCGCAGCGAAACAAGCAGTTAGACGATATTAAAGATAATCTTAGTAAGTCATCAAGAATTGAAGAAACGCTAAAGGCCTGGCAGTGGATAGTATCGGTGGACAAAAGCTACCGCCTGCCGCTACTTGAGTTATCATTCCCCGCCTTAAAGTGCATGTCTGCTAAGCAGTATCAACGCTTTATGGACAACCTTCGCAGCTTAATAAAAGCCGACCAACAAGTAGATATGTATGAATGGTGTTTGTATCACTTGGTCAAACACTACTTGTCGCATCAATTTGAAAAGGTAGAACGTAGTAGACCTATCTTCAGTGCTATTCCTGAGATTGCAGCGCCCTTTTCGGTGGTGTTATCCAGCTTGGCTTACTTTGGTCATGAAGAGGATAAAGACATCCAACGAGCCTTTGGTATTGGCGCTAATAGCATCGGTTTATATACCATTGGTTTATTGCCAAAAGAACAGTGCCAAGTGGAACATTTTGGCCCCGCGGTTAAAAAACTAGCCAATGCTTACCCGCAAATAAAACAACGCATTCTGCGTGCCTTGGTTGCTTGTGTCTGTCTAGATAAACAGCTCACGGTACTAGAAAATGAAATGATCCGCTGTATAGCAGCAGTAATGGATTGCCCCGGCCCACAAATAAGTTTGGGTGTGCGCCGTCCATAA
- a CDS encoding aldo/keto reductase has protein sequence MELARLGNSDLEITRIGLGAWAMGGKWQWGWGAQQDEDSIATIQHALSLGINWIDTAPVYGLGHSEEVVGKAIKGLAQKPLIFSKCGFNWDAKSNIEPCLKAASVKKEVENSLKRLQVETIDLYQIHWPTPAEDIEEAWQAMAELKQQGKIRYLGVSNHSVEQMQRLQKIAPINCMQPPYSLINRDCEAELLPYCQQHNAGVICYSPMGSGLLTGKMTAERIAAMGDDDWRKKADYFNEPKLSHNLKIVAALQQVAERHQVSAAEVAIAWTLKHPAITGAIVGMRSPEQADGVIKGANLKLDEQDIALIESV, from the coding sequence ATGGAATTGGCACGGTTAGGCAACAGCGATCTAGAGATTACTCGCATTGGATTAGGCGCTTGGGCAATGGGCGGGAAGTGGCAATGGGGCTGGGGAGCACAACAAGACGAAGACTCCATCGCTACCATTCAACATGCCTTGTCTTTAGGCATAAACTGGATTGATACTGCGCCTGTCTATGGCCTTGGTCACAGTGAAGAAGTGGTTGGCAAAGCGATTAAAGGATTAGCTCAAAAACCACTTATTTTTAGTAAATGTGGTTTTAACTGGGATGCAAAAAGCAACATAGAACCTTGTTTGAAAGCAGCCAGCGTTAAAAAGGAAGTAGAAAATAGCTTAAAGCGTTTACAAGTAGAAACCATCGACCTATATCAAATTCACTGGCCCACCCCTGCTGAGGATATTGAAGAAGCCTGGCAAGCAATGGCAGAACTTAAGCAACAAGGAAAAATCCGCTATTTGGGGGTATCTAACCACTCGGTTGAGCAAATGCAAAGACTACAGAAAATCGCTCCAATTAATTGTATGCAACCACCTTACAGCTTAATTAACAGAGATTGTGAGGCCGAGTTATTGCCTTATTGCCAACAACACAATGCTGGCGTGATTTGTTACTCGCCAATGGGCTCTGGTTTACTGACTGGGAAAATGACTGCCGAACGCATAGCTGCAATGGGTGATGATGATTGGCGTAAAAAGGCCGATTATTTCAACGAGCCAAAACTCAGTCATAACTTAAAAATTGTTGCCGCGCTGCAGCAAGTAGCAGAAAGACATCAAGTGTCGGCAGCTGAAGTAGCCATCGCTTGGACCCTAAAGCACCCAGCAATAACTGGCGCTATTGTTGGCATGCGCAGCCCTGAGCAAGCAGATGGCGTAATAAAAGGCGCTAACCTTAAGTTGGACGAACAAGATATAGCCTTGATCGAGTCGGTTTAA
- a CDS encoding LemA family protein — protein sequence MDVSLIVILVIIAAVIFYIVGIYNRLVSLRNRYQNAFAQIEVQLKRRYDLIPNLVETAKAYMAHEKDTLEAVISARNDASALLRAAASDPTGATLSKLASAEGLLQGAMSKMNIVMENYPDLKASDNMMQVSEELTTTENRVAFARQAFNDSVTEYNEYRQSFPPVFFAAQFGHKKDASLLEFADSAEIQSAPKVSF from the coding sequence ATGGATGTATCACTAATTGTTATTTTGGTAATCATTGCAGCGGTAATTTTTTATATTGTAGGTATCTACAATCGCTTGGTGAGTTTACGTAACCGTTATCAGAACGCCTTTGCCCAGATAGAGGTGCAATTAAAGCGTCGTTACGATCTTATTCCCAATTTAGTTGAAACAGCCAAAGCTTACATGGCTCATGAAAAAGACACCCTAGAAGCAGTAATTAGTGCCCGAAACGATGCCTCTGCGCTGCTGCGTGCCGCTGCTAGCGATCCTACCGGCGCAACCCTTAGCAAACTGGCCAGCGCTGAAGGTTTATTGCAAGGTGCAATGAGCAAAATGAACATCGTGATGGAAAATTACCCCGACTTAAAAGCCAGCGACAACATGATGCAAGTAAGCGAAGAGCTCACCACCACCGAAAATCGGGTTGCCTTTGCTCGCCAAGCTTTTAATGATTCAGTCACCGAGTACAACGAATACCGTCAATCTTTCCCACCTGTGTTTTTTGCTGCCCAATTTGGCCATAAAAAAGATGCAAGCCTACTTGAGTTTGCCGACAGTGCAGAAATTCAAAGTGCCCCAAAAGTGTCTTTTTAA
- a CDS encoding DUF4136 domain-containing protein: MRLKLLPFLFLPLLFACVPVEQARAPETRSTTVVTGDVEYLNSSSGRYAWHPSLGKAHLGKSENESLLLSELRKNIAKVMAEKGYQQVSLQQQPDFLIGVGAALESQMSDQQILERAGMKAGMSSDSLDPELYQKGSIMVALFQTEEGGPFWRALGQGMAPTELALSERKQRIEHAITRLLQYIPQR, translated from the coding sequence ATGCGTTTGAAATTGCTGCCGTTTTTGTTTCTGCCTTTGCTATTTGCTTGCGTTCCTGTCGAGCAAGCCCGTGCTCCTGAAACCCGCTCAACGACCGTTGTTACCGGTGATGTTGAGTATCTAAACAGCTCCAGTGGCCGATATGCTTGGCACCCAAGCCTTGGTAAAGCTCACTTGGGAAAAAGCGAAAATGAAAGCTTACTTTTAAGTGAATTACGCAAAAACATAGCAAAAGTAATGGCAGAAAAGGGTTACCAACAAGTGTCTTTGCAGCAACAGCCGGACTTTTTGATTGGCGTTGGCGCAGCACTTGAATCGCAAATGAGCGACCAGCAAATTCTCGAACGTGCCGGTATGAAGGCTGGAATGTCTAGTGACTCGCTAGACCCCGAGTTATACCAAAAAGGGTCGATTATGGTAGCGCTATTTCAAACTGAAGAGGGCGGCCCGTTTTGGCGTGCACTTGGTCAAGGAATGGCTCCAACCGAGTTAGCGCTTAGCGAGAGAAAACAGCGTATCGAACACGCTATTACCCGTTTGTTGCAATATATTCCTCAGCGATAA